A region of the Hirundo rustica isolate bHirRus1 chromosome 5, bHirRus1.pri.v3, whole genome shotgun sequence genome:
aaataaacttttgaAATTACATTATTATAACAGAAGGTCCTACATCActggaaagagtggaaaaaaacagaattaaacacTCTGGAATGAATTTAGtgaaggaagtaaaaaaaaacatggaagaGTCTGAAAGTTTTAGGGTTTTAAATCCCTAATTTCTTCTACAAAAATGGATAAAAACACATGAAGAGTCCAGTGCTGTTTAACAGATATGGAAGGCACTATGCTTAGTCATTAGTTCACTGTGACTATTTCAATTGTTACTTGACGACTTGGGTGAGAGCAAAGTGTTAATCCATGAATGGATTCTGTATGGATTCCACACCACTTGGAGACAAAGGAAACAACTAGTTAAGTAACAACACAAGGAGGATGCCTTTTGGGTGTTACTTGGGTGACAGTTATAAACTAGGATGTTGCATTCATAAAACCATCTGAAATATGAAGGATTGCAGACTCTGAATTAGAGAACGCTATAAAACTTGAAGCTTTATTCTGTAAAACAAGAATACAAACATAGAAAATGCTGGACAGACAGTACAGACGCACACAGACTTAGAACAACTGTCCCCAGAACTATAGCCCAGTGGTCATTAAAATACAAGGCTTCATGTATTTAAAGTTCTGATAAACAGCTGCTTCCATTGTAGAGAGGTACAAGATTTGCTTGGTTGATTCATTTTAGGCTTATTTCTGGTAGTAAAACAGCCCAGGCTTTTAATGTGAGAATTGGCACACTaggaatgagatttttttagtttctacagAGAACTTAAGACTGCTAACAGaatgtagttttaaaataattttaaaatacaaaattacagGATCTGAACACAATTCTAGGAGCTAACCTTAGATTTAGGCAATTTTTCTAGCAGAGGCAGTGTTTAACACGCCAGTAGTTCAGCTCATGAAGTAAAATAAGAATTGAACTATGACCATTAATACCcctttaaaatctcttttaaaatgaTGCCAGCTTAGTCTAGTGTCACATTATCACAGACAGGCATTTTGTCTTTGTGTCAGACTTCATCAAGAGGACAGTAATGATGTGTTCATGGCTTAGCTGCATGATGAACAAAAACTATACAAGGTGACAGGATATTTACAGACACAAAACTTGCCCCTGCATCTTAGGGAACAGAATCCTTCTTGTAAGCCACCGTGGTGTTGACTTTGTGGATTGTGGTAGTGAAGGAACGCAGCCGAACCTCTTCTGAATTGGCTATGAACTGTGGTCCTGACTCCTCCCACTTTTCTGGCACTGCCAAATCTTTATCCGTGTATATCAGCAAGTCAAAGGCACCTGGGAGCAAGGGAGAACGAATTCACCATAAGGAGATGGCAGGTTTGAAGTGCATCTTCCAGAACTTGAGACAAGGACCAAGGTTTTCAGAAGTTACAGTGGTATTTGTTATGTGAAAAAGACAATAgttaaaataagttttattcATGTGAGGCAATTTTAGTTTACTCAAGCAAGTAtcataatttacttttttttaaacattaatgCTGTGGAACTGACCTCTGTGTAACACTTCTTATGAACAAATTATTCATGAAAACTTGCATTCTTGAGGGCATATATACTAATTTCCTCAAGTTTGTTAAGCCACTCCAAGTTCTGTCCTGATCCCAGTCTGACAAAGTGCTGTCTCGCAAATGTGATGGTACACAATgtgcaataatttaaaaagcctCAGAAAACCAGGAAATAGCTTCTAAAGCTGGAAAGTTACTCAggtttttcaaaagcatttgatTTCTTTAGTGCAGTTTGGAATACTCACAGGCAGATTCCAAGAGTGGCAAGAAGGTTACTGTGGCAGTTATTTGTCTGATGACAGAGCGAATTTCATCCTGAATTGCCTTCTGAGATTTCTCTCGTGGCCCACTGGAAAAGTAAGAAAACTGGTAAGAGAAAAAACTTTACCGTGTTGAGTTTCCTCTAAATACAGTTCTCTTTGTTAAGCTCTGGCAGTCTGTTTGCTGCAGTATTTTTAGAGTAGTGACACTTTCAAGTCCTTAGAAAAGTGATAGCTGGTCTCCCTTTATTGTTGCGTGTTCAATCATATAACGACTAGTTTGCAGACAGAGGGCAGGGCACTGAGAAAGGTTTGAAGGAACAAGTCCACGGCATTGATCCCGTGCCTGCACCGGTATTCGGGACAGGGAAGCGCAGGAGTGGAGGGACCGCGGTACTCACTTGTCGTCCTTCGCAGTTTTGTCACACTCGATATCGAACTGCCACCGCTCCAGGACCTCGCTGCTCTCGATGCTGGAGATGACCACCACCAGGCGCTGCACGATGCACTTGTACAGCCACTCTGCAAAGAAGCCACGGCAATCGCTTAGAGCACGAGAAGCAGCGGCAGAGACACCGCAGGGAGGGagggccccgccgccggcccgcaCCTTTCATCTGCTCCGTTACGTTGTTGAGGTAGTTGGCCAGCTCGGGGTCCGTGGTGACCAGCAGGGTGAGCCCGTACTTCTGCACGCGGGTGAAGGTCTCGGGGGGGTAGATGCCCCGCTGGTACAGGATGCTGTTGATCCCATAGGCTGCAGGATTtagacagagaaggaaagagatgtGTACCACACCAGCGGCCATGTCGCCCCACAAGACGCCgtctcccaccccccctcactTTCCCTTCcaccctccttctctccctctctctctctctcgcaGCGCGGTCCCCGAGGCCCGCCGCGGCCCCCTCACAGAAGAACTCGGCGACGAGCTCCGCGCTGCCGCGCAGGGTGATGCCCTGGTGCTCCcggccgagctgcagctgcgcCGCCATTGCCGCCGCTTCCCCGCCGCCCGGTTCGAatccggccccggccccgcctctTCCTGCGCGCGCGGCCGCGCACCGCCTCGGGCAGCCCCACCAACCTTCCTTCTGGGACTCGCCGTGCCCTGAGCcccttttccatggaaaacgGGCTGCAGCCGGGTCCCGAGGCTGCCTGGTGGAAGAGGAAAGGTTTTTCCCCCATGTTAAACTCCCCGTCCCTCCCGGTGCCGTAGCGTCTGGGGGCGGGACTGAGGGGAGCGCGGAGCGGGGGTGGAGCGACTGAGGAGCTCTGCCGCGGGAGTGCTGTGGGAAGTTGTGTTTTAGCGTTTGCCTAGATATATTCGACCTTATGAACCTGAAAATGGTACTTTCCAGATATGCATTGAACAAATACTTAATTTATGGTTTTTTGGTGGCTTTCGTGGTGTAAGTCATGCAATAgctgtttcaaataaaaatactattgTGCAAGCACTGTGAAGAGGCAGGTGGGGAGAATGTGGCAAAGCAGGATAAACAATTTTTCCTTCAGTCCATAATaactccagaggaaaaaaaaaaaaagggggggtaAGAGGCATTTGGGGTCGTTGGGCTGCCTTGGTGAAGGGAATTTGCTACTTGGTCAAACAACTTCAGTCCTGTTACTACAGGAAGACCAAGGAAGATGTTGCAACCAGCAGTGGCCGTCACCTGGAAGAAGCCCTGGCAGAGGTTAACATGTAAGGGAGACTGAGCAAAACAAGTAAATGTTGAAGTATGTTGATAATATGAAGAGGGAAAGTTGTGGTCTGCTAGGGTAATAAAAAGGTGGCCAGCTAATTTGCTGATAAAATCAATTACAggcaataaaatgaaaatgaatgtatttgCTGGGCACAGAAGAGctgcaaaagaaattattccctGAATGTGATTTTTCCAAAGTATTATCTGATATTATCATGTAAGGTATACCCGTGGTTAGATACCCATATTGCCCTTGAAAGAAACAAATTGAACAGTCTTAAAATGAAGTTGcattcaaaacagaaatatttatactGAGGTTAAAAGCCATGTGATCATTACACAGTTCAGTGGGCCAGCTGCTAAGAGAGTGAATTGATGGTGTGATTCCTTACTTTACTGtaataaaacaccttttctcAAAAGCTTAGGCTGTCTCTTGGTATCAGTTTTCATCCGAGAGGAAGTATAGTTTGCCTCAAAGTTCAGGTAGctgtaattaaaacaaatggTGTAGTCCTGAAGTCATATGCTGAAGTCCTGAAAGGGtctgaataatttaatttaactaGGGGAAATTTATTCTGGATCTTGTTCGCTAGTGATTGTGTTATACATAAGtattctgaataaaatattttctgagtaCGAGTGGTATATTTCCAATATGCTGTGATAATTGAAGCATTTTTCATCTGAAGCCTGACTTTTAGAAGTTGGATTGCTGTGAGTATCAGCTGTTTTGCTTAAAACCTTATGTACTGTGGTGCTCTTATTTATTTATCCCAAAATAGTCTCAGccctctggggttttttctacACTTGGCTCCTTGTCTATTTTGCTTTTGGAGAGCTGCTCATTTTTGTGACAAGTAAAAGATCTTGAAAGTGTGAGACATGGCAAGATAGTAGAGCTTTTGATTAATATTTAACATATTTCTCCTCTAGCTGTCTTACAGTTAAAATCAGACAGAAGAAAGGAATCCAGGTGTTCCTTGGTTTACCACGTTAATTTCACTCTGTTTCAGTTTGGATGGTTTGCGTGCACACACGTGCAAATGCTTATCAGCTACAGACTTAATTGCTTCTTCATTACTTCTAACAAGATTCACCTGGCAGGCACAGAGAGTGTGGTTGGTGGCCTCTGTTAGAGCTCTAAGCTTCCTGCATCTGGCCTCTCTGAGTTTTGGGTCACTTTTCACTCTCTGGTTCTGTGTTGTGATTAACACTAGTTTCTGCCCTGATgtgctcccttctcccccacAAAAAGTCCCCAACACCTCTGCATTTTGTCTGTGCTGTAACTAAGCTGCAGTTGGCACCTGACCATGGCCCAGCCAGGTGTGATGGGGACATGCACACAAGTTCTTTGTGTTCCTGACCGCGCTCCATAGGCAGTGGCTGTAGATGGAGGCTAGGGAGTGTCCAGCAGCGGGAGggttctgcagctctgccagggagacTGCTGTGGGTGAGTGGCTGATTTGTGACAGGCTGCTTCCTGACCAGCTCCGAGGGACTCTCACAAACCAGCATGACAAGCTAAGTTAGAGGTTCTGGGACACAAGGAGTTAGTTGGCTATCCTTGCTTTAATTATCTCATGATAAAACCTTCATTTTCATAAGGCATGTGAAATCCCAGTTGGATTTAATTTAGGTCTCTTACAACTCTTCAGTCACTGTTCAGTTTCTTAGTTACAGCTTGAtgttacaatttttttacttctcattcTCGGAAAGGAAATGTTCCATATTTAGCTTGGCTTTTCTGCAACATTTAGTGATTGTTTCCCCATGGCAATTGTCAGTGAACCATGGACAATCCAAATCAGTGgtgtgctttcattttttttttaaggcaagcCAGGTCACGTCCCAATAGTAATTCAGCACACTAGAAGACACGATCCACTTATAGAGTTCATTCctattatttgtttattttttaactttcaggAGGATATGGACAGGTCTCTTCTCTCCAGCATAGCAAAGTAGCCTATGAATTGAAAGTTTCAACCATCTTTGTAGCACTAAATTTTGCAGGATAAGTATAGGTGCCTCTTGTCTgctgtcaaaataaaatttcttttcaagttGGCTaatcctatttttaaaacatgaaacatAGAGTGGTATTATAAATAGTAATGCTGTGCCCTTCACCAAAGGCAATGAGAATACTGCAACAGTGAAAGATTGTCTTGAACTTTAAGTGttcatgaaaagaaatggaTATTAAAATGAGTTGGTATGGGCCAATAATCTGTACTGTAACTTTTAATATGATGAGTAGGCTTCCCAAAGGGATTTCCTTTGGTTTTGAATGCCATGTGGAAATTTTTACAGTTGGTTTTCtgaatgtattttgaaattagAATAATTCGGGTGAGtacttatttcttttaaaaaatgaaaaagctttgATGTTTCAATACTTAAGTGAATGTTAGAACTCCATTTAGCTTGAAAGTAGCTATTTCCAGGTAGTGGCTGCCTtgtacagtgaaataaaattcttgtAGATTTTGAGAGTTTTGAAGTTCCTTCTGTAGTGTGGGCCTGATTTTCTGGGTTTGAGacattttagcctgctagcagctgctaactttttctcaagggaaaatttctcaagaaagcttcttctcaagacaatcttggcaaacaactatcctttctcaaaacaatctttctcccGGTggtgcttttctgtttctctagtttaaccaatgggattagagaggtgtcattcCTAGTCACCAGTCATGCTAAGTatgtatcagaacaccttataaaacatcgtaagaattagacaataaagcttttctatactctttgccttctgaaatatttagtgTCTCTcgtctttctttcgtgtcctacaACGACACTGTAGAATATAAAATTGTGTCTTTTtcatgtttggtttttggggaaGCTCTTCCTTCGATGAcctgacatttttaaaggaaaagaagttaATATTTGTGACGGTTTTACGTCTGAACTACCAGGAGATGGCAGCAGGCACATGCGTTATCTGCACCCCTTCAGTTTTGGCTGGAAGTATAGCGAGTTGGTTTCACTGTTAGGTTCTTTAATAGTTTTACATCtttttctagttttaaaatCATTGTTCCAGAATAAAGGGGATACTTAATGCTCAGTTTTTGTGTTTACCTTTGGTTGCTGTTGCATTAAAGACAATTTAACAAAGGAATGATTCTTTAAACATTTCATGTGAGGATAGGAATCCTGTTTCAGAATTGGGAACAAGAGGGTTTTATTGAGCTTTTTTGTGCCTTGAGAACTTCTTAGTTCTCTTAGAACTCCTTAGGCTGGATGATGTCATGTTACACTAGTAACAGGTATGTGAAATCCACTGAATCCTGCTCTATACAACTTAATCCTCTTCATTACTTAACCCCCAACCTGAAGGTTGATAGTTTGAAAGGTGAATGTTAATCCAGTTCAGTTTAGCTCCTGTCACGTCTGAAGTTTTCATATTAATAAATCAATGGAAAATTAAGGAGTTTTCAGGTAGCTTAAATTTGCTAAGCCCATATTAC
Encoded here:
- the MAD2L1 gene encoding mitotic spindle assembly checkpoint protein MAD2A, encoding MAAQLQLGREHQGITLRGSAELVAEFFSYGINSILYQRGIYPPETFTRVQKYGLTLLVTTDPELANYLNNVTEQMKEWLYKCIVQRLVVVISSIESSEVLERWQFDIECDKTAKDDNGPREKSQKAIQDEIRSVIRQITATVTFLPLLESACAFDLLIYTDKDLAVPEKWEESGPQFIANSEEVRLRSFTTTIHKVNTTVAYKKDSVP